A genome region from Megalobrama amblycephala isolate DHTTF-2021 linkage group LG16, ASM1881202v1, whole genome shotgun sequence includes the following:
- the LOC125249495 gene encoding T-box transcription factor TBX1-A, translated as MSHRCMESDTFTPRSCLQLDVGPDFLSTAQMMNVSELSQSGSLVLPGSPDEGRTCSKAPEVASVRVQLEMQSLWRQFDQLGTEMIVTKAGRRMFPTFQVHISGMDPAAEYVLLMDFIPVDDKRYRYAFHSSSWLVAGRGDIAAPGRVHFHPDSPARGAQWIKQTVSFDRLKLTNNLLDDNGHVRHTHTYTQ; from the exons ATGAGCCACAGATGCATGGAATCAGACACATTCACACCTCGATCCTGTTTGCAATTGGATGTTGGACCAGATTTCCTGAGTACAGCACAAATGATGAATg TCTCGGAGTTGTCGCAGTCTGGTTCTCTGGTGCTGCCTGGTTCTCCAGACGAGGGGCGGACGTGCAGCAAAGCCCCTGAAGTTGCCAGCGTCAGAGTTCAGCTGGAAATGCAAAGCCTGTGGCGGCAGTTTGACCAGCTGGGCACCGAAATGATTGTAACAAAAGCTGGAAG aaGGATGTTTCCTACATTTCAAGTACACATTTCAGGCATGGACCCAGCAGCAGAATATGTTCTTCTAATGGACTTTATTCCTGTTGATGACAAACGATACAG GTATGCTTTCCACAGCTCCTCCTGGTTGGTAGCAGGACGTGGAGATATAGCTGCCCCGGGACGAGTGCACTTCCATCCAGACTCACCCGCACGGGGAGCCCAGTGGATCAAACAGACGGTCTCATTCGACCGCCTCAAACTCACCAACAACCTGCTGGACGATAATGGCCAtgtaagacacacacacacatacacacaataa